Part of the Clostridium sporogenes genome, CTTATTATGCTTTCACGAGTACAACCTAACTGCTGTTTATGTATCATATCTGATTCAGCAAAAACTGCACATCTTCCAGCAATTCTTACAGAAGAAGTTGTTTTTAAGGAATAATCGCCTAAATTTTCTATAGGTATACCTAATCTTTCTGCTTGTCTGTCTAAAAAAGAACCTGTTCCAGCGGCACATACCGTATTCATGGCGAAATCTGTAACTACCCCATTTCTTAGAAGTATTATTTTAGAATCTTGGCCACCTATTTCTATTATTGTTTTAACATTCTTATCTAAATTTAAGGAAGCTATGGCATGAGCAGTTATTTCATTTTTTACTGCATCAGCACCTATTAAATAAGAGCCTATAATTCTTCCACTACCAGTAGTACCTACAGCACCTATTTGTTTACTATCATATTTATTACTTAATATTTTAAATCCTTCTTGTATAGTTTTTATAGGATTTCCTTTGGTTCTTAAATACAGAGAATCAATAACATTGGAATTTTCATCAATAATTACAATATCTGTACTTACAGAACCTATATCAACTCCCATATAGTACATTTTCTTCTCTCCTTTCTAATAAATCTATAAAAGCTTCTATACGAGTTGAATAGCCTGCTTCCCCTGTCATCTCATCTACTACAAGAGACATAATAGGGAAATTTTCATTTTTAGATATAGTAGGGAGTATGGATTTAGAAACAATCTCCGGCATGCATCCTAAAGGAAAAATTTGAATAGCTCCGTGAAATCCATTTTTTTTGGCAAGAACAGCTTCACCAACACACTCTCTTCCATAACCACCTATACCTAATGATAAATATTTCTTAGAAGCTTTCTTTAATGAAAGACAATCAAGATTAAAAGGGGATAGAGCAGTATTTTTTACCCACCAACTAGGATATAAAACTTTAGAAGTACAAATACCATAATCCATTAATTTATCTTCAATATAAAGATTCGAAAAAGGTTCAATTATAGTATAAATTTCTCCTATTATAGCTATTTTTAATGGATTTTTTGATTTATCAATGGGTACTTCTTTTAATTTTTTATGATAATGTTTTACTAAGTTAATCATTTCTTTGGCAGTTTTACAATTTAAAATCTGATTTTTACAATCCCAAAGAATTTTTTTTGAGTCTCCATTATTTATTTCATAACCAGCTTTTATTTTTGCCTTTTTATCTAAAGAATCCATTAAGTTTATTATTTTTAAACCATATATTAATGAAGAAAATTTTTTCGTAGAACTTACGTTACTGTGAATTGCTATTTTGTTTATTCTTGTTAAAAATTCATCTTTACCTATATCTTTAGGAGAATCTATTACTATAAAATCCAAATCATAACCTAATTTTTTTAATGTGTTCATTTGAAGTTCACAGTATTCTCCAAACCTACAAGGGCCACAACTACCTGCTATTACAATAGTATCAGCACCTTCTTCTATACTTTGGATATAGTTTCCAATCATTATTTTAAAGGGAAGACATATTTCATCTGGAGAATAAAGAGAACCTATTTCTAATGCTTTTTTATTACTAGCTTTAGGGATTATATATTCAATTCCTAAAGTATCAAAAATTGCTTTAGCTGCATAGCAACTATTACCTAGGTGTGGAAACGTAACTTTCAAAATTAAATACACTTCCTTTCTAACATATCTGTAAAGGCCTCAATTCTAGTATGAAATCCTGCTTCGCCTGTTTGTTCATCTATCTTTAGAATTAATATAGGAAAATCCCTTAATTTATTTTTGATGAGATCTATTATTATAGAATCTATTCCACAACCGAAAGAGGATATATATATTATGCCGTCTACCTTATGTTCACTACCCAGATAAGCTGCAGCCCCATAAGAATTTTTAGCAAAACTCCAAAAAGGATTTTTAAATAATTCCTTTACGTATTTGTTTTTATCATCTTCACTTACAAACTCTTCAGTTATTATACCTATATTTAAATTTTTAAGAATATTTACTATATTCATATTTACGTAATTATCATAAACATTATAAGGATGACCTAATAGTGCTATATTTAAATTAGATGATACTATGTTTATACCTGTATCATAGTTTTCTTGATTTTTTATAGCTATATTATAAGCTCTAAATATTTTAGGAATATTTTTAGTTATATTTAGACCAGCTTTTAAAGCCCAATTTTTAAGGCTATATTTTGAATGATAATAAATAGGATAAGTAATGGTTTTAGGCATATTAGGTATATTATTTATAACCATTTCTGGTAAACCACAAAACTTGGGACATATAAATTTATTTTTTTCTATTTGCATTATTCTAGGAAGTAGTATAATATCGCATTCATCTTTGATGGAGGATACATGTCCATGAAAAACTTTTATAGGAAGACAAGCTTCATCCACAGAAAGTTTTACTCCACTATTTAATATATTTTTATTAGTCTTTGAAGAAGTTATAATTTCAGCACCTAATTCTTCAAAAAAACTATGAAAAAATATATTGTATTTACAATAAAGTAATCCTCTTGGTATTCCTACTTTCATAAATCGTACTCCTTTAATTCATAATTCTTTTTAAATTATTGACAAATATATATTAACTATTCATATATAAAGTAATAATATTTTTTCATTTGCAGAGAATATATATAAGCCTTTATTAAAAATATAATAATGAGAAGTATTTAAAAAATATAAGTAATAAAAGGTGATTATTTAGTATTGTTAATTATAAATTTTGAAAGGTAGGTGAAAAATCGTAGTTCTTATTTAAGCTACGATGATTATGAAAGCTTATGTAGATAAAGATACTTGTGTTGGATGTGGGTTATGTCCTAGTATATGCAGTGAAGTATTTGAAATGCGGGATGATGGAAAAGCTCATGTTATAGTAGAGAATGAGAATGTCCCTGAAGAATTGACACATTTAGCTGAAGAGGCTAGAGATTCTTGTCCTGTAGCAGCTATAGAAGTTGAATAAAACGAGCTTAGTTTTAAGAGACTTCTCTGGTCATATACTACTTATAAGTGGATGTTATAAAAATTTATTTAGAAATAAAAATGAGAATTTTATAAAATAATGAGAAAGATTAATATATAGTGTATAAATAGAATTAAAAAATGAACACCTATTAATTAGGTGTTCATCTAAAAAAATTATTTAACTAATGCCTTAGCTATATTTGTAATAAAGTCTTGAGCATTTGTAACTAGAGTTTTAACTTCTAGAGTACCTCTATCTGATAGCTTATTAACTGAGAATTCTTGTATATCTATAGAGTAGATGTACACAGGTCTAACAACGCCATCTCTTACTGTGTAAGATGGAGTCATATTTCCTGAAGCTATAGTATGTAGTACTGTAGATAAACATATAAGCATTGTAGATTTTCTTGTATGTTTTCTCATAGCATCTTGAGCTTCATATACATTATCATAAACGTTAGGTAGAGTAAATCTATCTCTTATAGTACCAGCAAGTACTACAGGAACATCTTTTTCTACACAAGCTTTTAGTATACCATCTTTAACTTTTCCAGAAGCCATAAGTTCTTCTAAAGAACCAGCTCTTCTAGCTTCGTTTATAGCTTCCATATAGTTATAATGAGCATTTTTTTCAGCTTCAAAAGTTTCTTGTCCTAAAACTGTTCCGAACATTCCTTTTTCTAAGTCATAGGTTGCAAGAGTGTTTCCTGATAAAATAGCATTAACGTATCCGTTTTCTACAAGTGAAGCAAAAGCTGCTCTTGATTCATCATCTAATGCAATTGATGGTCCTAGAACCCAAGTGATTTTTCCGTTATGTTCTTTTTCATATTTCATTATTTCATATAAATCATCATAGTCTTTAGAGAAAGCTGTTTCTCTTGATCTACCACTTCTAAATGCAAAGGTATCTGAATTTCCATCTTTAGATACGAATCCACCAGCATACATGTATATACCTTCGCTAGCATCTTCAGTTCTTCCTACTACAACTTTATCTCCAATGTTAAGATTTCTAAATTCTACAACTTCTATATCATCCTCTGGAGTAACAATTGCAACAGTATCCATACGGCTTTCGTTAGCTATTACCCATTTCCCTTTAATTTTAAAATATTCAGGATATATTGATAAAGCGTGGTAGTGTCTAGGAGCAACTCCTTCTATAACTACTTCTTCAGTTTTACAATCCGGTGCACTAACAAGAAAATCTTGTGTAAAATCTGGTGGCGTAAATTTTGGTAATTCGAAACTCATTTAAAATCTCCTCCTAATAATATATTAATGTATCTTAGTAATTTTCAAAATTAAGTGTTTATAATCTCTTATTTAAGAACGTTCTTTTGAACATTAACAACAAAGTCCTGAACGTTAGTAACTATTGTTTTAACACCTACATGTTCTCTAGCTGTGGCTACTTGGTTAACTGCATATTCAGCAATATCTATAGAGTAAACATATACTGGTCTAACGCTGCCATCTACAACTTTATAAGATGAAGCTAAGTTTGCAGTTGCTACTGAGTGAAGAACTGTAGCAAGACAAATTATAACAGTTGCCTTTTGAGCTTGTTCTTTCATAGCATCAAGTCCACAAGTTACATTGTGGTAAACTGGAGGAAGTGGACCATCATCTCTTATTGATCCTGCAAGAACTATTGGAATATTATGTTCTATACAAGCTTTTATAAATCCATCTTTAACGTTTCCTTCAGAAAGTAGAGCTTCTATAGATCCAGCTCTTCTAGCTTCGTTTATAAGATCTAAATGATTATAGTGACCCATTGGAACTGATTCTTGAGTGTATATGTTTTGTCCTAAAGCAGTACCTAAAAGTCCTCCTTCTAAATCATGAGTAGCCATAGCGTTACCAGCCATAAGAGCGTTTACAAATCCTTTTTCAGCAAGTTCTGATAAAGCTACTCTAGTATCATAGTCAAATACAACAGCAGGTCCTAAAACCCAAACTATATGTCCATTGTTTTCTTTTTCATGTTTTAATATTTCATATAATTCTTTGTAGTCTTTTGAGAAAGATGATTCAACAGTTCTTCCGAATCCAACCTTTGGTATGTTATCAAAACCTTCAGCATATTTGTAGATACCTTCGCTTCCATCTACAGATTTTCCTAATATAACTTTGTCTCCAACTTTAAGGCTTCTGAATTCTACAACTTCTACAGTGTTGTCATCTTTAACTATTGCAGCACAATCTAAAGATGTTTGAGTTGGTAAAACCCATTCACCTTTAACCTTAAAATATTCTGGTAATACAGAAGTTATATGAAATCCTTGAGGAGCTACTCCATCTTTTTCAACTTCACCTATTTTAACATCTGGTGCCTTAACAAGAACATCTTGTGTAAAATCTGGTGGTGTAAATTTTGGTAATTGAAAACTCATTTTAAATTTCCTCCTTAACGTAATATATTTTAAATTGTATTGGGGTTATATATATTATATAAATATAATATTATCAAATTTATTAATTTGTATTATGATAATTTTTAAAAATTAAATTTTGCTACTATTAGGTTAAAATTTTAACTTTTAAAAATAAAAACAATAATAATAAAGGGTAATTTTTTATGACAATAAAAAATTAAATTTAGATTAATTTTTTGTTTTTACAAATTATTACATACATTTATACACACTAAAAAACTATCTCTTTACATAGATAAGAAATGTTATGTAAAGGATATTATTTAAGAAATTGAAATATATAATATAATATTTACTGCTATTATATTATATATTGTTCTATAAATTTTGTAAAACTCCTTCTAATGTAATTAGGCAAATTTAAATATCAAAATCTAGGTAAAAAAGTCAGAAAAAATGAAATTTTGTTAAAATTGAGTTGAATAGCTGTGATTTTTATTGTAATATACAAGTGAAAGTTCATAAAAAATGAAAATTTTTTGTTTGATATAAACAAATATTTAACAAAATAATATAATTAATATAAAATGTAAAGATATAATTATAGTATATACAATACTTATAAGTAGGAGGTAAATAAATGCGGGAATTTGATGATTTTTTTAAAGGATTAAGTTTAGAAAAAGAAAAATATGAATCTAAATATACAAGAATTAATAATGAAAAAAAAGCCAAGGATGAGGGCAACTTTATAATAAAAATGGATTCTAAAGAAGTAGATAAGCTTTATGAAAGCGGATTAGAAAAAATAAATCGTATAGAAGAAGAACTTAATGATTTTTTCGTAGAACGTGAAGAAATTATAAAGGATGCGTTAAGAGCTTTAGTAATTGGACAGCATATGTTTTTATATGGTCCACCAGGAACAGGTAAAAGTTTATTAGTATACAATATATGTAAAAGAATAGATGGATCTAGATATTTTCAATGGTTATTAAACAAAACTTCAGATCCTGCAGAAATATTAGGACCATATAGCATTAAGGCCATGGAACAGGATAAATTTTTAAGAAAAACTAATGGCAAATTACCAGAAGCACATATTGCATTTATAGATGAGATATGGAAAAGTAATGAGCCTACTTTAAATATATTATTACCACTTCTTAATGAAAAAATATTTTATAATGATGGGAAAGCTATAAAAGTTCCTTTAGTAAGTATGTTTTGTGCAAGTAACGAAATACCAGATGATGAAAGTTTAAATGCTTTATATGATAGGATAATATTTAGAGATTACCTAGGATATGTAAAGGATACGGATAATAAGTTAAAGATGTTTAAAAACTATGTAAGTATGAGAAATAGTGAAAATGAAATAAAAGTAAATACAAAAATAAAATTAGAAGAGATTTATGCGCTACAAAAGAAAACAGAAACTATAGAAATTAAGGATGATATATATTTAGATTTTATAAAGTTGATGGACAATTTAGAAAGAAATGGGATAGTTATATCAGACAGAAGAAAAAATGAGTGTTTAAAAGTTATTCAGGGTAATGCATTATTATGTGGAAGAAATTATGCAGTGGTAGAAGATTTTGAAGCATTAAAAAATGTTTTATGGAATGATTTAGATGATATAGTAATTATAGAAACTAATATTATAAAAATAATAAATCCTTATGATGATAAAGTTAGAGATTATGCTAGAAAATTTAATGAAATAAAAGAAGAAATAGATTATATAGAAGATAAGGATGAAAAAATTAGAGCTACCATTGAAGCCAAAGTGAGTATAGAGAATATTATTAAAAGATTAAATCTATTAATAGAAGAAGCCAAAAATAAAGGCAAAGATACAAAAAATATGGTTAAAAAGAAAAAATATATAGAAGATTATAATGAAAGCATAATGAAGGAAGTTTTAGGTATAGATTTAAGTTTTGAAGAAGATAGTGATATATAATTATTTTGAAAGGAGTCTTTAAATGAAACTGAATTATTACCAGGTGGTTTTTGAAGAAGATAGAGAAAAAGAAGAAATTTCTACAGAAAAAAATGATAATTTTCAAGATATAGACTCCATATTAGGAATAAAAAAAAGAGAATATAAAAAAGATCAATCGGTAAAACATTATGAGTTTGATTTAGATATATATGAAGATATATATGAAGTTTCTTCTACTATGCAAAGTTTAGTAAAGGAAGGGAAAAGATATTTACCTATATTTGATAAATTATATAAAGATATATTTTTACTTCTATATAAATATGAACCATTTATATATAAGGAAGAGAGAATGAAGTCTACATCTATAATTAATAATAGAATAATTAGAAACTTAACTCAAACAGAAGACTTACAAAATTTAAGAAGAAATTGTAGTTTAGATGAGCTAAACTCAGCTATAGGGTGTGAAATTATAGGTAAAAAGGCTGTTAAAATAGCAAAAAAGTGGAACCAAGATCAAGATAGAGAAAAAGAGCAATCAGAGGCTATAAATAAAGAAAATAACCCTCATCATAATAATCAAAAAACTTTATCAGATTTGTTAGTAGAGATGCAGGAAGCAGAAGATAAGATAAAGGATTTATCACAGGAAAAGCAAGAATTAGAAGAGAATATAGAAAATTTAAAGAACAATATCAGTGACTTAAGTGAAGAAGATATGAAAAATAAAATACAAGAAATAGATGAAGAACTAGAAGATATGCAAAAACAAGCAGATAATTTAGAAGAAGAATTAAGTGATAAATTAGAAAAAAGTGAAGAGGATATAGAAAATTTATCAAAAGAAATGGCAGAAGCCTTTAATGAGGCAGAGAAAGAAGTTAGAGAGGCCACATCTTACGTAAAGGATTGGGGATTAGGAGACAAACCTAATAAATCTTCAAAAATTTCTTTTTCTGATAAAGTAGGAGCTCTAGAGCGAATAAGAAAATCTAAAAAGTTAAAAGAGTTATCAGATATAATAGGTAGATTTAAAGAAAGCGCATTGAAAGATCAAAAAAATAAACACAAAGATGGAGCTGTAGCTATTAAATCTGTTAGGATAGGTAATGATATAATACATACTCTTCCAAGTGAAAAAATGCTTTTAGTAAATGAAACAACTAAAAAAGAGTTTTACAGAAAATTTAATCAAAAACAATTATTACAGTATGAGTTAGAATCAGATAAATTAAAAGCTAAAGGTCCTATGGTAATATGTATAGATATGTCTAGTAGTATGAAGGGGATAAAGGAAAAATGGTCTAAGGCCGTAGCGATAGCATTACTTGAAATAGCCCAGGAGCAGAAGAGAAATTTTGCAGCTATATTGTTTAATGAAGATGCCACAGAACCTATTATAATAGAAAAAGACAAAAAAGAACCAGAAAAAATATTAGATATAGCAGAAAGATTTGATGGAGGTGGAACCTTGTTTGAAACACCTCTTCAAAAGGCATTAGAAGTTATAGAACAGTCTAAATTTAAAAAGGCAGACATAGTTTTTATAACAGACGGACATAGCTATACTCATCCAGATTTTATAAATAAATTTAATAAATTGAAGGATGAGAAGGAATTTAAAGTTTTAAGTGTATTAATATATGCTGGAGGTAAAATTGGAAACATAGAAAGCTTACAGCTTTTTTCAGATGATATAATGACTATAGGAGAACTTACAGAACTTGAAGATGCAAATTCTGTTATAGCACATAAAATATTTAAAAGTGTTTAGAGGTGTTGTAGATGAGTAAACATTGTAAATATTGTAAAAAAACTATATTTAAAGCTTTTATAAAAAGGCCAGGTATAATAGATTTAAAAGAGAATGAACCTAAAATTTTAAAGGAAATAGATAATAAATTTGCCTATGAGGTAGTAGAATGTTTAAATTGTGGAGAAACTTTAACAAATAATGATTTAGTAGGAACGGTAATCTGTGAAAATTGCAAAAAAGAGGTACCAGAAGATAGTTTAATAGAAGGCGTTTGTGTAGATTGTTACTTAGCAAAAAATAGACCGGATTTAAGTAATTTACCAAAAGAAGATTTGATAAAAAAAATTTTGAATTTAGAAAAAGAAATTTAAAGTGTAAATATATATAACAAAAACGGGGAGATATAGATGGATAATATAAACTTCATAAATAGAATTAAAAACATGGTGGGAGAAAAAGGATTAAATATTAAAAAGTTAAATGATGAAGCCATAAATATTTTATTTAAAAATGGTTTTTTAAATAATGCTTATGATATATTTTTATTAAAAAAAGAAGAACTATATAAAATAGATGGTTTTACAAAAGAACATGTAGATGAACTTATAAAATCTATTAATAAAGCTAAAAATTGTAGCTTTGAAAAATTTATATATGCATGTTCCATACCTAAAATTACAGAAAAAGAAGCAATGGTTATTGCCCATACTTTTTTAAACTTTACAGATTTAGTAATAGATATAAATAATAATGATTGTGATAGATTAAGAAGAATAGATGGAATAAGTGAAGAATTAGTAGAAAGTATAAAAAGAAATAGAGTTTTTTTAGTTAATTTATTTATGTATGTTAATCCAATTTCTATAGATGAAAAGAACGCAAATATTAAAAGATATAAATTCTGCATAACAGGAGTACTAAATAAGGATACAAATTATTATGAAGAAATGATAAAAGAAGCTAATTGTATAGTAGTAGATAATGTAACAAAGGACGTAGATTATTTGGTATTTGGTGATTTAGCTAATGCTATTAAAATGATGGACGCTAAAAAATATAATACTAGGTTAATATCAGAACGTCAATTAGTAGATATATTAAAGGAAATTAAAGAGAATAATAAAATGAAAAATTAAAAATAGTAAAACAAATAAATAGCAAAAACTATTGATATATTAAGTTATCAATAGTTTTTTTGTTCTAAATAATTTTAGTTATAAGTAAAAAATTTAAAATGAGAATAAAAAATTATTTAAGTAATATTAAAAAAACATGATTACTTATATAAAAAATAAACTATATATAATGAAACAATATAAGTATATTTAAATAATAATATACTTATTTCATAAATAAGTATTAACTATAACAGTATCAAGAACAATACAGAATTTAACTATTAATTAATTATTATTATAATATAATAAATAGTGTTTTCATGATAATGAAAAAATATTTAATAATTATCAAAAAAATACTAGACTTTATATATTTAATATATTATAATTTGAATTGTAGAGATTAATAATATTTTAACAATCAAGATTTAAATAAGCTTATTAAAGACTTATATATTAATTTAATTAATATTAAGAAAATTCAAAATAAAATTTCAAGAGAACATAATTTTTAATTTGGATTTTGTGTGGAATAATATATTTTACCTATACTAAAATAAATATAGATATATGTATATATTTAAAGTTAAGTATTACTAATTTTCTGTGATATAATAATACATTATATAAAATTAGTGATTAAGGAGATTAATTATGATAGATGATATAGGTAAAAAAATAAAAAAATTAAGGACTAATAAAAAATTAACTTTAAAAGAATTAAGTGAAAAAACAAATCTTTCAATAGGTTTTTTATCACAGTTAGAAAGAGGTCTAACAACTGTAGCTATAGATTCTCTAACTAAAATAGCTAAAGAATTGGATGTAAGTTTGACATACTTTTTTCAAGCACCTAAAAAAAATAAAAAAATAGTTCTTAGAAGCTATGAAAAAGAAATATTACAAGTAGAAAACAATAGATTCATAAAATATAATCTTAGTAATGATTTAGAAGATAAAAGCTTTTTACCAAGATTAATAGAAATACTTCCTACAGATAGTAAAGAGAATATTATTTCTTATCAACATAAAGGAGAAGAATTTGTGTATGTATTAGAAGGTATACTTACATTATTTATTAACGATGATGAGAAGGAATTATATCCTGGGGATAGTGCACATTATGATTCAAGTATAAATCATAATTGGGCAAATTATACTAGTAAACCTGTAAAATTATTAACGGTTCATACTCCTAATATGTTTAAAGAAGAGAAATATTAAAATTTAATAAAGTAGCTTTAATAAAGCAATAGTTTGGGGGGCGGTTTACTTGAATAAAAGCACTATTGTTAACATTCAAAAATTTTCAGTTCATGATGGACCAGGAATACGTACCACTGTCTTTTTTAAAGGATGTCCTTTAAATTGCTGGTGGTGTCATAACCCAGAAACTCAAAGAAGAGAACACGAAATAATGTTTTTTGAGGAAAGATGTACAGCTTGTGGTATTTGTGTTAAAAGATGTCCTCAAAAAGTTATAACAATGAAGAATAATATTCCCGTGGTAGATGAAGGAAAATGCAATTTTTGTGGAAAGTGTACAAACTTCTGTCCTAATAATGCAAGAGAATATGTAGGGAAAGATGCTACATCACAAGAAATAATAAAAGAAATAATAAAAGATGAAGTGTTTTACGAACAATCAGGTGGTGGAGTTACATTTTCAGGTGGAGAACCAATGCTTCATGCTGATTTTATAAATGGAATATTGGAAGAATGTAAGGTTAGAGGAATACATACTACTATAGATACCAGTGGATATGTATCCTGGGACAAATTTGAGAAAGTAAGAGACAAAGTAGACTTATTTTTGTATGATTTAAAATCAATGAACAATGAAATCCATAAAAAATATACAGGAGTAGAAAACACAATTATACTTGAAAATTTAGAACTGTTATCTAAATATGGTCATAATATCTATTTAAGAATACCTATTATAAATGATGTAAACGATAACAATAAAAATATAGATGAAACAATTAAATTTATATCAAAGTTACATTTAATTCAAGTAAATTTATTACCATATCATAAAATGGGTATGGATAAATATAAAAGACTTAAAATGGAGTACAAATTAACTGGTGAGGAAAAACCATCAGATGAGAAAATGAATGAGATAGCAGAAAAATTTAAGCAGGCTGGAATTAAAGTAAAAATAGGGGGGTAATTAATTATGATGACAGACAGAGTTAAAAAATTAAGAGAAGAAAGTTTAAAGGCTGTACCACGTATTTCTATGGAGAGAACTAAAATAGTTACT contains:
- a CDS encoding trans-4-hydroxy-L-proline dehydratase activase → MNKSTIVNIQKFSVHDGPGIRTTVFFKGCPLNCWWCHNPETQRREHEIMFFEERCTACGICVKRCPQKVITMKNNIPVVDEGKCNFCGKCTNFCPNNAREYVGKDATSQEIIKEIIKDEVFYEQSGGGVTFSGGEPMLHADFINGILEECKVRGIHTTIDTSGYVSWDKFEKVRDKVDLFLYDLKSMNNEIHKKYTGVENTIILENLELLSKYGHNIYLRIPIINDVNDNNKNIDETIKFISKLHLIQVNLLPYHKMGMDKYKRLKMEYKLTGEEKPSDEKMNEIAEKFKQAGIKVKIGG
- a CDS encoding AAA family ATPase, yielding MREFDDFFKGLSLEKEKYESKYTRINNEKKAKDEGNFIIKMDSKEVDKLYESGLEKINRIEEELNDFFVEREEIIKDALRALVIGQHMFLYGPPGTGKSLLVYNICKRIDGSRYFQWLLNKTSDPAEILGPYSIKAMEQDKFLRKTNGKLPEAHIAFIDEIWKSNEPTLNILLPLLNEKIFYNDGKAIKVPLVSMFCASNEIPDDESLNALYDRIIFRDYLGYVKDTDNKLKMFKNYVSMRNSENEIKVNTKIKLEEIYALQKKTETIEIKDDIYLDFIKLMDNLERNGIVISDRRKNECLKVIQGNALLCGRNYAVVEDFEALKNVLWNDLDDIVIIETNIIKIINPYDDKVRDYARKFNEIKEEIDYIEDKDEKIRATIEAKVSIENIIKRLNLLIEEAKNKGKDTKNMVKKKKYIEDYNESIMKEVLGIDLSFEEDSDI
- a CDS encoding helix-turn-helix domain-containing protein; its protein translation is MIDDIGKKIKKLRTNKKLTLKELSEKTNLSIGFLSQLERGLTTVAIDSLTKIAKELDVSLTYFFQAPKKNKKIVLRSYEKEILQVENNRFIKYNLSNDLEDKSFLPRLIEILPTDSKENIISYQHKGEEFVYVLEGILTLFINDDEKELYPGDSAHYDSSINHNWANYTSKPVKLLTVHTPNMFKEEKY
- a CDS encoding BRCT domain-containing protein, with translation MDNINFINRIKNMVGEKGLNIKKLNDEAINILFKNGFLNNAYDIFLLKKEELYKIDGFTKEHVDELIKSINKAKNCSFEKFIYACSIPKITEKEAMVIAHTFLNFTDLVIDINNNDCDRLRRIDGISEELVESIKRNRVFLVNLFMYVNPISIDEKNANIKRYKFCITGVLNKDTNYYEEMIKEANCIVVDNVTKDVDYLVFGDLANAIKMMDAKKYNTRLISERQLVDILKEIKENNKMKN
- a CDS encoding ferredoxin encodes the protein MKAYVDKDTCVGCGLCPSICSEVFEMRDDGKAHVIVENENVPEELTHLAEEARDSCPVAAIEVE
- a CDS encoding 2-hydroxyglutaryl-CoA dehydratase, whose product is MKVTFPHLGNSCYAAKAIFDTLGIEYIIPKASNKKALEIGSLYSPDEICLPFKIMIGNYIQSIEEGADTIVIAGSCGPCRFGEYCELQMNTLKKLGYDLDFIVIDSPKDIGKDEFLTRINKIAIHSNVSSTKKFSSLIYGLKIINLMDSLDKKAKIKAGYEINNGDSKKILWDCKNQILNCKTAKEMINLVKHYHKKLKEVPIDKSKNPLKIAIIGEIYTIIEPFSNLYIEDKLMDYGICTSKVLYPSWWVKNTALSPFNLDCLSLKKASKKYLSLGIGGYGRECVGEAVLAKKNGFHGAIQIFPLGCMPEIVSKSILPTISKNENFPIMSLVVDEMTGEAGYSTRIEAFIDLLERREENVLYGS
- a CDS encoding VWA domain-containing protein yields the protein MKLNYYQVVFEEDREKEEISTEKNDNFQDIDSILGIKKREYKKDQSVKHYEFDLDIYEDIYEVSSTMQSLVKEGKRYLPIFDKLYKDIFLLLYKYEPFIYKEERMKSTSIINNRIIRNLTQTEDLQNLRRNCSLDELNSAIGCEIIGKKAVKIAKKWNQDQDREKEQSEAINKENNPHHNNQKTLSDLLVEMQEAEDKIKDLSQEKQELEENIENLKNNISDLSEEDMKNKIQEIDEELEDMQKQADNLEEELSDKLEKSEEDIENLSKEMAEAFNEAEKEVREATSYVKDWGLGDKPNKSSKISFSDKVGALERIRKSKKLKELSDIIGRFKESALKDQKNKHKDGAVAIKSVRIGNDIIHTLPSEKMLLVNETTKKEFYRKFNQKQLLQYELESDKLKAKGPMVICIDMSSSMKGIKEKWSKAVAIALLEIAQEQKRNFAAILFNEDATEPIIIEKDKKEPEKILDIAERFDGGGTLFETPLQKALEVIEQSKFKKADIVFITDGHSYTHPDFINKFNKLKDEKEFKVLSVLIYAGGKIGNIESLQLFSDDIMTIGELTELEDANSVIAHKIFKSV
- a CDS encoding acyl-CoA dehydratase activase — protein: MYYMGVDIGSVSTDIVIIDENSNVIDSLYLRTKGNPIKTIQEGFKILSNKYDSKQIGAVGTTGSGRIIGSYLIGADAVKNEITAHAIASLNLDKNVKTIIEIGGQDSKIILLRNGVVTDFAMNTVCAAGTGSFLDRQAERLGIPIENLGDYSLKTTSSVRIAGRCAVFAESDMIHKQQLGCTRESIIRGLCDALVRNYLSNVGKGKEILPKIFFQGGVAANKGIKDSFERALGYEIIVPKYHKIMGSIGVALIAKNNLKKSNSITSFRGFDIYDKDFISKTFECNGCANACEVVKILDNNITLGSFGDRCGKWSNTLEYRETSS
- a CDS encoding acyl-CoA dehydratase activase-related protein: MKVGIPRGLLYCKYNIFFHSFFEELGAEIITSSKTNKNILNSGVKLSVDEACLPIKVFHGHVSSIKDECDIILLPRIMQIEKNKFICPKFCGLPEMVINNIPNMPKTITYPIYYHSKYSLKNWALKAGLNITKNIPKIFRAYNIAIKNQENYDTGINIVSSNLNIALLGHPYNVYDNYVNMNIVNILKNLNIGIITEEFVSEDDKNKYVKELFKNPFWSFAKNSYGAAAYLGSEHKVDGIIYISSFGCGIDSIIIDLIKNKLRDFPILILKIDEQTGEAGFHTRIEAFTDMLERKCI